AAATCTGCTGCATGCTCGAATAACCGGTGCCGTAATCGTCTATCGACAGCCCGAACCCGCGCATGCGCAGCCGCGCCAGATTTTCCAGCGCGTGGGCCACGTCGGTCATGGCCGCGGTTTCGGTCACCTCCAGAATAAAGTAACGGGGATCGACAGCCGCATCGTGCATGACCTGCGTAATCCGGTTCGCCAGCGTCGTATCGGTCAGCGAAGTCAGGGAAATATTGACCGCCATGCTCAGCTTCCGGCCGCTTTCATGCAGCCGCCGGCAGGCGAACGCGGCTTTTTTCAGGATGGTGAAGGTCAAGCCATCGAGCTTGCCGTTACGTTCGAGTACTTCGATAAACGCATGGGGCCCGATCACGCCATGCTCCGGATGGATCCATCGGGCCAATGCTTCCACACCTTTGATTTGCCCGTAAACGACGTCCACTTTCGGCTGGAAAAACGGCTCGAACTGATCTTTCTCCAAACCGGCCAGAATTTCTTCCAGAGAAAAGTTTGCCGGCAAAGAGGCTATCCTCTCCTGCTTCGGCCAGACGGCTTCATGCCGGGCTATCAGCGTTTGCAGGCGGGACCGGGTTACGGGTTTTTCGATCGCGCCCAGCAATCGGATTCCGTAGGCCCGCGCCATTGCTTCCACCGAAGCGATTAAGGCAGCATCCAGAGCACTCATGATGATCAGTGAAATATCGGCGTAATAACTCCCCATGTGCCGGAAATATTCCATCCCATCCATTTCCGGCATTTCCAGGTCGCTGAGCACAATGTCGACCG
The genomic region above belongs to Methylomicrobium agile and contains:
- a CDS encoding EAL domain-containing response regulator codes for the protein MPNEHILRKADEAGELHFLVVEDDDFQRETLADMLLSMGAKSVRQAGDGKQALEILQAQSAPAVDIVLSDLEMPEMDGMEYFRHMGSYYADISLIIMSALDAALIASVEAMARAYGIRLLGAIEKPVTRSRLQTLIARHEAVWPKQERIASLPANFSLEEILAGLEKDQFEPFFQPKVDVVYGQIKGVEALARWIHPEHGVIGPHAFIEVLERNGKLDGLTFTILKKAAFACRRLHESGRKLSMAVNISLTSLTDTTLANRITQVMHDAAVDPRYFILEVTETAAMTDVAHALENLARLRMRGFGLSIDDYGTGYSSMQQISRIAFSELKIDQTFVKGFSDNESLRIMVQSSIDLAHKLRIKCTAEGVEAEQDWRALKAVRCDLAQGYFIAKPMSLESLLEFCESFAIS